The following proteins are encoded in a genomic region of Salminus brasiliensis chromosome 25, fSalBra1.hap2, whole genome shotgun sequence:
- the LOC140548224 gene encoding leukotriene B4 receptor 1 produces MSSSSLSGRNGTISKEEWSEWGGGTAVACTILAVCFVVGVPGNLLVVWTIIKHVKQRSHTVLLILHLSVADLLVLVTLPLWIYSLAHSWMFGQATCKAMVYIIHTCMYASVFLITIMSMERFLAVRFPFRMLQWKTSNIMYKALGGTWALALLLGIPAFLARQMEENADGTHHCDSTEYSSVQLEVFCGCLETLVGFVIPFFILAVCYCQVASQLRQIQSRSKQKSAFLIGGVVIAFALCWLPYHVLNVITIAYLLLDPSDELPLVPNVVVFVAGALAFISSCVNPMLYAFAARNFQGGLRKLAMAKLFQEVTSQAAQIRGKEPQTPGGSDSGTDKEKTSSEV; encoded by the coding sequence ATGagcagctcctctctctctggcagAAACGGCACAATCTCAAAGGAAGAATGGTCCGAATGGGGTGGTGGGACTGCAGTGGCCTGTActatcctggctgtgtgcttcgtGGTGGGAGTTCCAGGGAACCTGCTGGTGGTTTGGACCATTATAAAGCATGTAAAGCAGCGCTCACACACCGTGCTGCTCATCCTACACCTGTCCGTTGCTGATCTGCTGGTGCTGGTCACTCTGCCTCTGTGGATCTACTCGCTGGCTCATTCCTGGATGTTTGGTCAGGCCACTTGCAAGGCCATGGTGTACATCATCCATACTTGCATGTACGCCAGCGTCTTCCTCATCACCATCATGAGCATGGAGCGCTTCCTGGCTGTCAGGTTTCCTTTCCGGATGCTCCAGTGGAAAACCAGCAACATCATGTACAAAGCGCTGGGTGGGACCTGGGCTTTAGCGCTCCTACTGGGGATTCCGGCCTTCCTTGCACGACAGATGGAAGAAAACGCTGATGGTACACATCACTGCGACTCTACAGAGTACAGCTCCGTGCAATTGGAGGTTTTCTGTGGCTGTTTGGAGACGCTGGTGGGCTTTGTCATTCCTTTCTTCATTCTGGCCGTCTGCTATTGCCAGGTGGCTTCTCAGCTTCGGCAAATACAAAGCAGGAGTAAGCAAAAGTCTGCCTTTCTCATAGGCGGTGTGGTGATTGCCTTCGCTCTTTGCTGGCTGCCCTACCATGTTCTCAATGTCATTACCATAGCTTATCTGCTATTAGACCCCTCCGATGAGCTGCCCCTGGTCCCGAATGTGGTGGTGTTCGTTGCCGGAGCACTGGCGTTCATCAGCAGCTGTGTGAACCCAATGCTCTATGCCTTTGCTGCCAGAAATTTCCAGGGTGGTCTGAGGAAGTTGGCAATGGCCAAGCTCTTCCAGGAAGTGACGTCACAAGCAGCCCAAATCAGAGGAAAGGAGCCccagaccccaggcggctccgACAGCGGCACAGACAAGGAAAAGACTTCCTCGGAAGTTTGA
- the LOC140548222 gene encoding leukotriene B4 receptor 1 has product MNGTGSVFWMRNQQEQEDEGGHAGLVAACVILSVCFVMGVPGNLLVVWTIMKHVKKRSHTVLLILHLAIADLLVLVTLPLWIYSLARSWVFSEVVCKAMVYIINACMYASVFLITIMSVERFFAIRYPFASASWRRKEALRKVLLVVWVASFLLSVPVIVTQVLDKQLGEDQCLFRQYKSHTQEAVILLLESLMGFVIPFSILVVCYGCLFSRIAQMNLRSKKKSTMLIASVVVLFTLCWIPHHIGNLLSLVLLTLEKSSQEAETLHNAVEAMTIVAGALVFISSTVNPILYVFAARNFRSSLRDMGIQKLFRHLSSTATGEGNKELSYVSRRQSSQTSTSQCSMESKAQINLLVDICNNAAHQQSM; this is encoded by the exons ATGAACGGCACGGGAAGTGTTTTTTGGATGAGAAATcagcaggagcaggaggacGAGGGGGGTCATGCCGGTTTAGTGGCGGCCTGCGTGATCCTGTCTGTGTGCTTTGTAATGGGGGTTCCGGGGAACCTGCTAGTGGTGTGGACCATCATGAAGCATGTGAAGAAGCGCTCCCACACCGTGCTGCTCATCCTACACCTGGCCATCGCTGACCTGCTGGTGCTGGTCACTCTGCCTCTGTGGATCTACTCTCTGGCTCGCTCCTGGGTGTTCAGCGAGGTCGTCTGCAAAGCCATGGTGTACATCATCAATGCCTGCATGTACGCCAGCGTCTTCCTCATCACCATCATGAGCGTGGAGCGCTTTTTTGCCATCCGGTACCCTTTTGCCTCAGCCAGCTGGAGGAGGAAGGAGGCGCTGAGGAAGGTTCTCCTGGTGGTGTGGGTGGCCTCGTTTCTTTTGAGCGTCCCTGTGATAGTCACCCAGGTCTTGGACAAACAgctgggggaggatcagtgccTGTTTCGGCAATACAAATCCCATACGCAGGAGGCCGTGATCCTGCTTTTGGAGTCTCTGATGGGCTTTGTGATCCCCTTCTCCATCCTAGTGGTCTGCTATGGCTGTCTCTTCAGCCGCATTGCGCAGATGAACCTCCGGTCTAAAAAGAAGTCCACAATGCTGATTGCCAGCGTGGTGGTGCTGTTCACGCTCTGCTGGATTCCCCATCATATCGGAAACCTCTTGTCTCTAGTGCTCCTTACCCTCGAGAAAAGCTCTCAG GAAGCTGAAACCCTCCATAACGCAGTGGAAGCCATGACTATCGTGGCAGGAGCCCTGGTTTTCATCAGCAGCACGGTCAACCCCATCCTCTATGTTTTTGCAGCGAGGAACTTCCGCAGCTCACTGAGGGACATGGGCATCCAGAAGCTGTTCCGCCACCTTTCTAGCACAGCCACAGGCGAGGGCAACAAAGAGCTGTCCTACGTGTCCAGAAGGCAGAGCTCTCAGACCAGCACCTCTCAGTGCAGCATGGAGTCCAAAGCACAGATCAATCTGCTGGTGGACATATGTAACAACGCTGCTCACCAACAGAGTATGTAA